GCCTGTGACAACACGAGCAAGACCTTATGTTTGAATGGAAGGATACAATTACATAGTGACTTCATCTATTCATCTTGTATTTTGCAGGTCTGGGACAAGAGTGAAAATGGAGAGTGGCACTGCACAGCCAgctggaaggtgtgtgtgtgtgtgtgttgtaaccTAATTTCTATGGAAAACCATGCAACATGTCCATACTGAAGTTCCAGTTGGTATTTTAAGATGAACACATTTGTCATGGCTGATTCCTTCAATCCAGTTGTCAACAAATTGTGCATTgtctccccctccccccataGACACACAGTGGATCAGTGTGGAGAGTGACTTGGGCTCACCCAGAATTTGGGCAAGTTTTGGCTTCATGCTCTTTCGACAGGACAGCAGCCGTGTGGGAGGAAATTGTAGGAGAGTCAAATGACAAACAGAGAGGACTGAGCCACTGGGTCAGTGCAATTCCGTATTGTGTGCTTCTTGCACGACTGATCTTATGAAGTATGGGTGCACCATAATTATCGGACTAGTAAATATCGGGCTGATGAGAGGGAGTTAGGACATCATACCGATAAAtccaataacattaaaaatgtggTGACAGTATTGGTTTGACATTGAAATGTAGAACGTGCATCTTTATTGTAAAGCATTAAAAGGAACATGACTAGTAAGTCAAATTCAGTTGAAATTGAATGCTGATCTAAAAATTATCTGAAAATTGATCTAAAATGTAGAATAAAGGTTGAACTATGTGATGAAATGCTTTCATGTTGTAAGTATCAAACCAGCAACCATTGGGGAACCATCGGGAGATCACCACCGGGTGACCTGAGCCATCCCAGCATGCACAGAATAATGGCAATGAATTCCTACCAATAGGCGGGGACATTgaaattgtccattcattttcaatttagAATTATGGAAAGCCTGgaattttttttaggaaagtACTGATAGACTCTCAAAACAACAgaatttgaaatgtaaaaatggaGAGGAGTTGTTGAAATTAGAGATGCACGATATCTATTTTTCCCCAAACTGATGCTGATGCCTTTCTCTTTTCAAGACCTATACAATATCTATAACTGATACCGTTTTtagatgtacttttttttaaactgcagtttgtgcacacctggagaTAAAAAGAACTCAAATTACGATTGGATcaagtgtacctgttgattAGTCCTAATCAAATACCACTATCATGACTACTAGCACatcaggagaagcagagtatagagcggagggagccacctgctgtatcccagcaaggtgcactgtatttggACAAGTGCTCTGAGCAGCCGGTGCaaaaccttttgcacttttcaggTGGCtgacaaggtttttttttaagtgcttgtttgttttttttcccccctcatcgCTGAGCATATGGTACAGCGCCCTTAGTcttaaagtgaatgtttgtttacatgtgaaCTCTGGGGTGGTTAGGGCAGGCCAAAACAAAAAGGATTTGTTTTGCTCATCCACACAGTATGGGTAATCTCACGTCagtggagctttttttttttttttaattactggtTATCTGAGCTATTTTGAATGTTATCAAATTTATCAGTATGAGGTCATAATGCTCTGATAACGGCCCGATAATGATCGTACACCCCGAGTTAAAATGTATACTCACATAACATTACACGACCCCCAAGGATGGACCATTGTCAGCCTGGAGAATAAGCAGAAGGTTACAGTGATGGGaatgttttccaccagcattcaCACTATTAAGGAGAGCATAGAGTGGTATCGTGTAGAAGCAGGTTTTGTGTATGATCGCAGACTAATCTGTCTTTTCATCTTCCGTCCTAGATCAAAAGAACCACACTTGTGGACAGCAGAACATCAGTGACGGATGTGAAGTTTGCTCCTAAACACATGGGCCTGATGCTGACCACGTGTTCTGCAGACGGCGTGGTGAGGATCTATGAGGCTCCTGATATCATGAACCTGAGTCAGTGGTCCCTGCAGCACGAAATCTCCTGCAAGCTCAGCTGCAGCTGTATTTCTTGGAACCCCTCAAGGTTGGACCCTTCTAAGAATGGCTAGTGTCTACAGCCACGAGGAGCTCACCTTTGATTAGCGTTTGATTGCTGACGTCATCCCCCAATGTAATACTCCAACATTCCTCCCAACCAGTTCACGTGCCCATGCGGCAATGTTTGCTGTAGGGAGCGACGACAGCAGCGTGGCGTACGGCGGCAAAGTCCAGATCTACGAGTACAATGAAAACACAAGGTAGTGTCGTCTTCCGGTTCTTCTGGTTCGTGTTGTGTGTTACGTATGTGTCGTGTGTGTTGACTTGACTCTTCTCTCTGCATGTGTCCTCCAGGAAATACGCTAAAGCCGAGACGCTAGTCACCATCACAGATGCCGTGCACGACATTGCTTTTGCTCCCAACCTGGGAAGGTCTTTCCATGTCCTCGCCATCGCGACCAAAGATGTTAGAATCTTCAAGCTGGTGCCCGTCAGGTGACTTTTGCGTGCCGCTGTTGTGCACGAGTGAATGGGCCGAATGCAAATGCATTGTCTTCATCCAGGAAGGAGAGCACCTCCACAGGACCCACCAAGTTTGAGGTGCAGATCGTGGCCCAGTTTGACAACCACAACTCTCAGGTGTGGCGTGTGAGCTGGAACATCACGGGCACACTGCTGGCCTCCTCGGGGGACGATGGCTGCGTGCGCCTCTGGAAAGGTTGACTTCTTATCCTGTCATTGAAGTGACTTCTATTCTTCATGAGgctgttaattaaaaaaaatatattgaaaaatgtATGGTGTGTAAAATGATACATGTATgtaagtatacagtatgtattgtaGGCTGCTCCTGTGTAACTCCTGGTCTTCCACAGCCAACTACATGGACAACTGGAAGTGCACAGGCATCCTGAAAGGCGATGGCAGCCCACTGACTGCTTCATCTGGTCAGCCCACAGCCATGAGAACCGTGATTGGGTCCTCGGCTCAGAACACCCTGAATGGCCTGCCTGCAGGAAGGTAGGTGGTGTTGAGAGCCTGACATTGCTCACCCCGCCCAAGCCCAGCCGCTCCAACTGATGAGCCACTTTGACCAACTTCTCCAACTTGTCCCAATGCTAACCTCATGCAAAGATGAAGATAACCAGTGTGAACACCTCCTCCTGTCTTTGCATCGCTCACCTTTCCAATCACCTGTTCTCTCTATCGCATGCGGAGGAGTGATTGCATTCATTAAACGACATGTCTTTATTTTGACTTGGGGAGTCTTTCTATTATGACGTGAAGGGAAATGTAACTGTGGAGAGCAATACAGTCAGCTACTCTGTAATtaggaaaaagccgaaacaaacaaactaagAAAACATTGCATGTGTCAGCGTGTGCACATTTGAGTAGTTCAAGGATATGTTTGCATTAGTAAccatttatgtatgtgtgtgtgcccgaATGTGAATTTTAGCTTTGTGTTACATGTTTGTTACCAGCTACTGTTGCATGTGAAGTGTGTTCCGCAGTGTCTTACATGGGAGGTGTGCTTTCATAGTGTGTTACATCTGAGGTGTGTTACATAGAATGCGTGTTACATGTGAAGTGTGTGTTCCATGGAGGTGTTTTGTCACTAAGTGTCTTGCATGGTGTGTTACATGAGGGGTGTTGCATGGCGTAACATTTGAGCTGCGTTACATATGAGATGTGTTACATTGAGTTCTGTTACATGTGGGGTATGTGACATGAGCGGTGTCTTAGGTGTGAGCTGTGTTACATGTGAAGTGTGTTGCATGGTGTGTTACGTGGAAGGTGTGTTGGAATTGGGGCGTGTTACATGTGGGGTGTGTTACATTGTGATGAAGTGTGCTTACATAGGTGATGcttgtgttattttgttgcaTGCAGGAATTGAAGGAGGACACTGTCTCCCAGCTGACCTCTCCAAAGACACACCAGCGTCCTGCATACTACTAATGTCCACCGTACAACTAACGTGTACATCTTTGTTGCTGTGCATGAACGTCTGCTACGCCATCTTGTagattagaagaaaaaaaataattgcatgATGTGACTGCACTCCTTTTCACATCCCTCCTTTGTTCCCACAACTTTCTTTTAATGTCATTTCCTTTCGTTTTTCTTTCCATTCTTGTCTGCGTCTTCTCCTTCTGTGGTGTCTTCAGGTATTTCTTTCCACCTCTGGACCCCCCCAGAGCTGGAAGCGTGCATGGTCACCTGCTGCCTCCCTCTTCCCTCATTGAGCCCTGTGATGTTGAGCCCAGTCAACAGCAGGCTCTCCTTCCACACAGACTTTCCTCAAGGTCGCTCGTGTCCTTGTCACCGTCTGATGGACATTGATACTTtacctgtcacacacacaccactttaaaacaaacatttcatttcTCCTGATGtctatgtgtgtgcgtgtgtgtttgtggtaatgcagttttctgatgaACAAcgagaaaatgaacaaaaaacaaaagcgaaaaatgactttattaaaaaatagaACATAGCTACAAGGCTTGTTTGGGTGTGTTCCCACAATAGGTGACAGATGTCAAAAAGGtttgtaaattatttaatataggTCAAATTATGAAAAGCATGTCATTGCAGTGCTACACACATTTTTTAACTCTCgcaagaaatacaaaatatgtaattctTCTCTAAAAGAACCGTTCTTGATGCTCCCAAGAACAATGTTGTATGGAAAGGGAATCGTAGATAAAAGGTCTACAGTTTGGACCTTCGTAATATTTTCAGGCAGGCCATTTTAGACAATGTTTTAAAAaccaatgttttaaaaaatgtatgaccttttaaacatgttttaaaaaaataacagccctatagttacCCAATATATTGATATCTGGCATGGGTTAAGGCTGCAACAGTAGCACGtgtattattgtgcctgctaTGACTCATTCAAATCTACAATAAAAGCCTATTTTTTCACCAATCagatctggtgcttgtgtgtctcacccaacacgTCCCCAAAATGCATCCTTGTATTTGACTTCATGACGTTATTTGTGTGCTcggaaatgcttcatttaggccgaAAAAGCACCTAACTTCAATTGCTTCAAGTGGCACATCTTTTGTCCAATTGGGAGTGAGAAGGGTTTGTGGCGCTCGTCCAATCAAGTGATTGTAAATGACTAAGTTCTGCCCTTGCTGAGAAGAAGCTGTGCAGTGGCGGGCTTCCTGCTCTCAGCCGTCGAACTTTGGCATTTTTCTTTCGTCTTGTTGCTCGCTTTTCCCAGACGGCGACCAAACTCTAAAATATgtgtctaaatatgtttttaagtgTGTAAAGTAGTTTGGTTTGCAGGTCAGCCATTACCTGCTGGAACTTGTGTTCACAAAGGAGACACGAGTGGAAGTCCCTGCATTGACGTTAAGTGAGTCAACTCGTGCTTTATTCCACTATTCATGTAGTTCACGACACTATATCACGCTTAACTTAAACTAACTGATTACATTGTACTACGAAGCTGCTGTTCTTGTATACAACGTGTGTGTTTTGTCACCCAAGTGATGAAACCTTTGTTTTTAGCCGCCAGCTAACTAGCCTGCTAGCTAGCAGCGGTATCCAAACTGCGACTCGGGGGACATTCAAGTTCCCccaccaaaaaacacaaaatgaaataatgcTTAATTTCAGCCTGTGTCATGTTCCAGTGTTAAAGTAGAGAGTTGTTACTTGACATCTAAACTGTTGCATTGAGTTGCACTCCTATATTGAAAGGGGTTTGGTAAACAAGAGGGCTATTATGTGTTGTGTTAAGTGATGTGCAGCTCGATAATTAAATATCAATACTTCCGATAGCCGCAATATCAATTCTCACATCTCTTCAGTCATTGGAGAATATGTTTGTCTGGAACGTGTGAGATTGTAAACATACATAGCTGTGTGTGACTTGTCATTCCTATAGTAGTTTTTCAAAAGTGTTTTAAAGCCTTTTATTTCAGCAGTCCAGTCTGGTACGTGTGCCAATACATATCAGACAtaagaaaaatattcatttttctgttgtaAAAAGGTCGGTGTTCAAGGTTAGCTTGTGGCTTACATGGCAAGTTGGTGAAATGGCttattcatgaaaaatatgatttgttttgcgttttcttcatgaaatatttttgtctcGTCTTGGCTGTAAGTGTTTCAGATGGTCATCGTCCGTGAACACAGCAGCTTGCATTGTTGCAGTAAATGGCAGAGAGTTACAGGTTAGAAGATGAAGCCTTCCCCAGCTTCCTGTCTTCGGACAGCACCACGTTGGGGAATGTGACCCAGGGACCCGGGCCTGGCCTGCCAGTGGCAACTTCTACAGTGGCTAAGATTAGACCTCATTCTGACAACAGGTGGGTGTGCATGCTTCTCCTTGGGGCGTGTGTCACTACCATCATGTGTTGTCTATTCCTGCATGACACACAAATGACTCAAACCCTCAGTcagttttaatcattttaaatttgtttatACATTAGAATTTTgttaaaagtaatattattcTACTGTATGCAGATTTTTGGTCAACAAATTTATTTCCTtcaaaaataagccattttattCTGTATGAAACACATCTAAACACTGaaacacacaacaatggacagagaaaataacacagaGCGATTTGTGCTGTCTGATTATTTTTctagtaggcatttttgtgacgCAAATGTGTTAtgcttttgaatgcatattgtttagagaagccaaactctttacttaactgtcctcagcaactagctggaactactttcctcagcaccgaaatccgaccagaactctgCTCAGGACACAAAGTGGGGAGTGAGTTGCTGTTGAcagacttcactgcttatgtgaaaaaatcccaactatccctttaaactAATGTGGTGGCGGACTAAAATGCAAATTCTGATGTCCTTTAACTCGTCTTTTTTCCCTTGGTTATTGTAACGTCATGTTATTGGGACATGTACGTTCTCctaggtcaggggtcggcaacctttactatgaaagaCATTTTACCCCTCTTGCCCATTAAAGATAAATAGCccggagccgcaaaacataggtTTAAAACATCTTATAAACTCTAACAAGAGAATGAAGAAATAGAAGTGCAGTTAGTGTGCCGGATGCCAACTAGTAGGGTTATCATGGTATCATCCTGGTTAAACCTCACTACCTAATAAATGAACCTAATAAATGTGTAGTACAGTGAATTGAGAGCCTGTTTCTTTTAGCGACCAACAGCTGTGATGGATTTGGAGGATTTGGAGggaatcaaagtagttcagatatgAAAAGACCAGTTCATCAAGTACTCTGGCTCGTATTGAAGATAAACTTACATACTTACTAGGGATCGAAGGATAtgtttttttcgggccgataccgatttttttttccatcacccttagcctatggccgattttgcttgggccgatatttgtggcggATAcagcttttgctccctcaatttacttgaaaaaatgacaatgataacaaatactgcaggtctcaagtttaaacaaatatttattgaaatgtaaacactgaacaccataggattcagctttcttaaacacacatttaaacggcattaacaactttaaaaggaatataGAATATATGCCAGATAAGTTAATGCTAAGATAAGATAATGCTAGATAAGTTTTATCtggcatcgatgtgatgactgcccccccgcctccacacaaaaacacatcagaCTGACAAAACACATcagagagagcgcacacacataacacgccgcgcatttaacctcagcccggcgttCGCCGACTGAAACTCCTACAAGCACAATGGGACTGAATTGACAACACTGACATTAAAGcgtattagcatattagcctccaactacatcaacagcccCCTAATTCCAatggtaggcacttttaaatatgaagcattcagcagcattcctgtttttcagacccacaaactCAACTATATTTACAAGCCCGTATATAGCATGCACTTGGCATTCATGGTTCCTATTTGAAAGCAGTTGGAGGCTAACTGTtggaggctaattaaaagtaagttgaaaacgtacccttgttgtgattcaccaccTTTGCAGTGGGGGAGGGGCACCGCGACTgcatgtgttgcagggtccaGCTGCCCGGCGGATACCTGTCTGAAAATcttgcggtggaaaaatacatcggcgaacccacgcgcgtatcggccgataccgattcaagtaaagaacgcccAATATattggccggccgatgtatcggtctaTCCTTAATACGTACATGTAGTATGTGTCTATGCTACCCCTTCTACGGTATTTTTCTGCCCAGTCGTGTTCCCTTGTCATTACCTTCCAACAAATGTAACTTATCGATTCGTCTTCATTcttgttcattctgtttaaaACATTCCCACACTGGGACTGTGGCATTCACTTAAGAAACTCTTACTTCTGTGCTTTCATCATGTTGGCATATGCTAACTTGCTGCTAGCACTCTAGGATCGTTCACTCCAAGTTTATTCCATTATAGTACCAATGCACACAGACAGATGCAGAGTGAACACTCTTGTCATCAAGCATGTTTGGTTTACTGAGGCGAGGAAAAGAAACACACGTACACATTCAATTTACAGATTCCGGCATATTATtgaccttgatttttttttattattcgcTTTAACGATCCACACGTGAGGGCAAGAGCTGTAGAAAATGTGTGGATGTTATGTGTTTTGTTGCGTATTTTAGCGGTGTTGAAATCAGTTCCAATGTGAATGAGTTGTGTGTTGTCACCATGAACAGAGGTGATCACATGGAGGCCTCGTATCTGGAGGAAAGACCACTACAGCAGAACAACTCCCAATCATCTCAGGTCCAGCAGCGCAAGTTTGCCCTCAGCTTCAAAGATGACATGTGAGTAAGCAAGTCCACGTGTCCACAATTACTGATGCTTCAATTGCTGATTTTACGTGTGCACTCAGGATATCACATTGACCACTTCTATACAATCATTTATTAAAGGGGagctgttatgctcattttctgccatttttattaggtagtggactcctatagaggagcttcccacacagaaagctttcttgatcttccagaatctgcatcgATTCCAGCaggatttcctgcttcccgccaaaacgctctgttttaatttattccacaccCAGCCTGCCCTTGCACTTGAAAAATGCAATTTGCCAGAGACCTTGTGGCGTCACACCacctgctcggagcgtgtgcccgaatacagtgcacctagctgggccacagcaggtggctccctccgctctatactctgcttctcctgatagtagtgcTATGGTGGTAGTTATAATGATGGTGATATTGGATTAAATCAACAGGTCCAGTTAGTCAAATCCtaacttggtccagtttttcttACTTCCACTTGCGTCCAACTACagttaaatcataaaaaaaaggcGACATAAGCAAGTCAGTTATCAGTACCATAGCGATGTTGGTCTGGATCTCATGCAATCAGTTTCAGTTGCATGGATGAGCCTGGCTTGTTACTACTTCCCAACTGGTCAATCATTATCTCGCCCCTGTTTGCTGTGTGTGTCATTTAAAAGGAGCCCTGTTCATGATGTTcatgatttttctattttttttaatagggaCAATGCAGATGACTTTATTGCAGCCCATAATCTATCAGACATGCTGCTCAAGTTTCATGTGGATGACACTCCATCCCGAAACCAAGGCTCCCTGCTGCATCTTCTTCCCACTCACATGGCCTCAATCCAGGGCAGTCACACAGAACTTTCAACAGGTAAGAACATCCCTCTTATTGACCAAGAGTCCAACCCCTATCTTCCTATCCCCAAATGGTTCTTTTCTTCTTTGACAGAGCTTTCAGCGGGCCTCCTGACATTTGCTCAGTTTGAACACAAGCCTCGTACAGATACCAAAGTAGGTACCACGCTATTAGCATGTAGGTTTTACAAATTTACAGTCCCCCTCCTCCATGTGGTCTTTTTTGTTAGGCTTCATCCCCGCCATCCACAGCTGAGAAAGAGAATGTTGAAGGTGAAACCATGGACAGCGACCATTTCAGTGGCAGCAACTCCAGTTTTTTGGCAAATGAACAGCTCATGTCTGTGGACAGCATGAACAGTGACATAACTGGTATTTATCAACCCTCAGTACTTACTGACAcgctaatccctcgtttatggcggcttattggttccagacctggtGATAATatcatttccacaaagtagtgGAAGAGTCTTTATTTGGAAATGGATTAATTGTGTTGtatacgaccttctaaatacgctctTTAAcgttattggagccctctagacattcatacagtctctttgtcttggtgggtggtGGCAaggccactagcatacacacagactGCAAAACAGTGTAATGTAGTATACATTTAATTAGTAGTTTCCTGtgtattgtcatgtttttggatattttgtcaTTCCaccttttataaaaaaaaaaaaagtaatgttaaaatccagTCACGCCTTGTTCTCGTAGACAAAGTCTTATATATCGTCTCGTCTCATGACAGCcctattatttataaatttaatagtTTTGTTTCCTGTGTACCACCTTCTACATATGGTGttcaatattattagagccctctagacatataaTAGCAGTTGTCTTTACACTCCtgtcacccaatatagtaggcataagagaaaataagacatcatcaCGTCTTTAAATGCATCTTCAGAATGCCTTATTTGtactttacttcatttagccaatttgtttgcttaaatgcttccatccattttctataccgcttattctcgcTAGgttcgcgggcatgctggagcttatcccaggtgtcttcaggtgggaggcagggtacaccctggactggtcaccagccaatcacagggcacatccaGACAATTATTCATaacaaaatatatgtaataattaaaaatacacagtATTACCTGTGTACTTGtatatttacttttaattttataaCGCTTGAGTAAGTTGTTCCACaacaaacatttttggaatgtgggaggaaaccggagtacccggagaaaacccatgcattgggagaacatgcaaactccacacacagatgcccgaaGGGGGGGGGATCGGacccgcgtctcctagctgtgtggcctgtgtgcccACCACTCAACCGTGCAGCCTtagaaaatgcttcatttagatcAGAAATATGTAAAGATTTTTGTAATGCATGGATGAGTTCCATCTAGAATAACTCCTTCTCTCTTTAGCTAACATGCTGggaaggaagctaacaagctactGTAAATAGTTGACCTTAAAATGAAAGTACTCAAGATTGGCAGAGAGGCTGTCAGCATGTGTGTGAAGAATTTACTTGATTGTTCCATCCTTTTGAAGTAAAAGTTCCAGAACAGCATTGCAGATGCTGTCCAATGGCTTGTCTTATGGAGTCACTGCCATGTGTGTCACCCCCAGATGATGACATTGATTTGAACAACTTCCCTGATGAACTGGAGCTGTACTTCAATAACATGATGCCTGCAGCCATGGAACGAGGCACAGTGGAGGGCCAAGAGCTGCCTGCTGCTGATGTTGCAGTAAGAGTCAATCTTGTAGCATACTCTTTCCACT
This genomic window from Doryrhamphus excisus isolate RoL2022-K1 chromosome 17, RoL_Dexc_1.0, whole genome shotgun sequence contains:
- the seh1l gene encoding nucleoporin SEH1 isoform X1, giving the protein MFVARSIAADHKDLIHDVSYDFHGRRMATCSSDQSVKVWDKSENGEWHCTASWKTHSGSVWRVTWAHPEFGQVLASCSFDRTAAVWEEIVGESNDKQRGLSHWIKRTTLVDSRTSVTDVKFAPKHMGLMLTTCSADGVVRIYEAPDIMNLSQWSLQHEISCKLSCSCISWNPSSSRAHAAMFAVGSDDSSVAYGGKVQIYEYNENTRKYAKAETLVTITDAVHDIAFAPNLGRSFHVLAIATKDVRIFKLVPVRKESTSTGPTKFEVQIVAQFDNHNSQVWRVSWNITGTLLASSGDDGCVRLWKANYMDNWKCTGILKGDGSPLTASSGQPTAMRTVIGSSAQNTLNGLPAGRN
- the seh1l gene encoding nucleoporin SEH1 isoform X2; protein product: MFVARSIAADHKDLIHDVSYDFHGRRMATCSSDQSVKVWDKSENGEWHCTASWKTHSGSVWRVTWAHPEFGQVLASCSFDRTAAVWEEIVGESNDKQRGLSHWIKRTTLVDSRTSVTDVKFAPKHMGLMLTTCSADGVVRIYEAPDIMNLSQWSLQHEISCKLSCSCISWNPSSSRAHAAMFAVGSDDSSVAYGGKVQIYEYNENTRKYAKAETLVTITDAVHDIAFAPNLGRSFHVLAIATKDVRIFKLVPVRKESTSTGPTKFEVQIVAQFDNHNSQVWRVSWNITGTLLASSGDDGCVRLWKANYMDNWKCTGILKGDGSPLTASSGQPTAMRTVIGSSAQNTLNGLPAGRYFFPPLDPPRAGSVHGHLLPPSSLIEPCDVEPSQQQALLPHRLSSRSLVSLSPSDGH